A portion of the Phycisphaerales bacterium AB-hyl4 genome contains these proteins:
- a CDS encoding PTS sugar transporter subunit IIA produces the protein MKWHDFLVTDAIIADLKATDRDDAIIEMIDALIANGAAPADLRDDLIQQIVEREKHGSTGFGKGVAVPHVKHERIEKMAAGIGVSQKGVDFNALDKAPVYSIVLLLSPKDKPDEHLQAMENIFSNLQKDTFRRFLRQSTTREEIEDLIQEADAQQLTG, from the coding sequence ATGAAGTGGCACGATTTTCTCGTGACGGATGCGATCATCGCTGACCTGAAAGCCACCGACCGCGATGATGCGATCATCGAAATGATCGATGCGCTGATCGCCAACGGCGCTGCCCCCGCCGACCTGCGTGACGACTTGATTCAGCAGATCGTCGAACGCGAGAAGCACGGCTCGACGGGCTTCGGCAAGGGCGTCGCCGTGCCGCACGTGAAGCACGAGCGCATCGAGAAGATGGCTGCGGGTATCGGTGTCAGTCAAAAGGGCGTTGACTTCAACGCGCTGGACAAGGCGCCGGTGTACTCGATCGTCCTGCTGCTTTCACCCAAGGACAAGCCGGACGAACACCTTCAGGCGATGGAGAACATTTTCTCCAACCTGCAGAAGGACACGTTCCGCCGCTTCCTTCGCCAGTCGACGACGCGCGAGGAAATCGAAGATCTGATTCAGGAAGCCGACGCCCAGCAACTGACTGGCTGA
- the scpB gene encoding SMC-Scp complex subunit ScpB yields the protein MSEVEHADQQVDQPNDAAPPAEPEAAPKAKPPAPEPTLTDEQLEALPSRVEAALLTADRAMTAAKLGEALEAPAKAINDAIAKLNEVYEQTGRSFRIEQVAGGWQIMTLPEFADVLANLHRKRNESKLSPAAIETLAIIAYKQPILRAEIESIRGVAAGEVLRSLMDRHLIKIVGRADEIGRPILYGTTKQFLEVFGLATLKDLPKVEELQPKS from the coding sequence ATGAGCGAGGTTGAACACGCAGATCAACAGGTCGATCAACCCAATGACGCCGCGCCACCGGCCGAGCCCGAGGCGGCGCCGAAGGCAAAGCCCCCCGCCCCCGAGCCGACGTTGACCGACGAGCAGCTCGAAGCACTGCCGTCGCGCGTCGAGGCGGCGCTGCTCACCGCGGACCGGGCCATGACCGCCGCCAAGCTCGGCGAAGCGCTCGAAGCCCCCGCCAAGGCGATCAACGACGCCATCGCAAAACTCAACGAGGTCTACGAACAGACCGGCCGCAGCTTTCGTATCGAGCAGGTCGCCGGCGGCTGGCAGATCATGACCCTGCCGGAGTTCGCCGACGTGCTCGCCAACCTGCACCGCAAGCGCAACGAGTCGAAGCTCAGCCCCGCCGCGATCGAAACGCTGGCGATTATCGCCTACAAGCAGCCGATCCTTCGCGCGGAGATCGAGTCGATCCGCGGCGTCGCGGCGGGCGAAGTGCTGCGAAGCCTGATGGACCGGCACCTGATCAAGATCGTCGGCCGCGCGGACGAAATCGGTCGGCCAATCCTCTACGGCACGACCAAACAGTTTCTCGAAGTGTTCGGCCTCGCCACGCTGAAAGACCTGCCCAAGGTCGAAGAGCTTCAACCCAAAAGCTGA
- the kdsA gene encoding 3-deoxy-8-phosphooctulonate synthase has product MTTQTTKTLHVGPVPVGPDQPLTIIAGPCVAESRDLCLTIGHALRDRCQQLGLGYIFKASFDKANRSSIASDRGPGIDEGLRLLEDVKDELGVPVTTDVHESQQCRSTATVVDLLQIPAFLCRQTDLLVAAAETGRVVNVKKGQFLSPQEMGNVVRKLTEAKAKGIMLTERGTFFGYNRLVNDFVGLGDMMGLGQPVCFDVTHSTQQPGGAGTSSGGRPECAPLLARCAVAAGVHALFIETHPEPASARSDAATMLPLDRTLMLLEELNRLHHAMGSIRIGGSA; this is encoded by the coding sequence ATGACTACTCAGACCACCAAGACGCTTCACGTCGGCCCCGTGCCCGTGGGCCCGGATCAGCCGTTGACGATTATCGCTGGCCCCTGCGTTGCCGAGTCGCGCGACCTCTGCCTGACGATCGGCCACGCGCTGCGCGACCGCTGCCAGCAACTCGGGCTCGGCTACATCTTCAAAGCCAGCTTCGACAAGGCCAACCGCAGTTCCATCGCATCCGACCGTGGGCCGGGCATCGACGAAGGCCTACGACTGCTGGAAGATGTGAAGGACGAACTAGGCGTGCCCGTGACGACCGACGTGCACGAATCGCAACAGTGCCGATCCACCGCGACGGTGGTGGACTTGCTACAGATCCCCGCCTTTCTTTGCAGGCAGACCGACCTGCTTGTCGCCGCGGCGGAAACCGGCAGAGTGGTCAACGTCAAGAAAGGCCAATTCCTCAGCCCGCAGGAAATGGGCAACGTCGTCCGCAAGCTTACGGAAGCGAAAGCCAAGGGCATCATGCTCACCGAACGCGGCACGTTCTTCGGCTACAACCGCCTGGTCAACGACTTCGTCGGCCTTGGCGACATGATGGGCCTCGGCCAACCCGTCTGCTTTGATGTGACTCACTCCACACAGCAGCCCGGCGGGGCGGGGACGAGTTCGGGCGGTCGGCCGGAGTGTGCGCCGCTGCTGGCCCGCTGCGCCGTGGCAGCGGGGGTGCATGCCCTGTTCATTGAAACACACCCGGAACCGGCGAGTGCCAGGTCGGACGCGGCGACCATGCTGCCGCTCGACCGCACGCTCATGCTGCTGGAAGAGCTTAATCGGCTGCATCACGCGATGGGGTCGATCCGTATCGGCGGCTCGGCATGA
- the hpf gene encoding ribosome hibernation-promoting factor, HPF/YfiA family codes for MEIIVSGKHIEITDPIRDYAIEKAGKMPRYFDRVQAIDVVADKRENHQYEVEMIVHVEHHEAFVAKSKGEDLYGCIDETADKMERQLTDHKEKIQDRKRQPSR; via the coding sequence ATGGAAATTATTGTCAGCGGCAAGCACATTGAGATCACCGACCCGATTCGCGACTACGCTATCGAGAAGGCGGGCAAGATGCCGCGCTATTTCGACCGCGTGCAGGCGATCGACGTTGTGGCCGACAAGCGCGAAAACCACCAGTATGAGGTGGAAATGATCGTGCATGTGGAACATCACGAAGCGTTCGTTGCGAAGTCAAAGGGTGAAGATCTCTACGGCTGCATTGACGAGACGGCGGACAAGATGGAACGTCAACTGACCGACCACAAGGAAAAGATTCAGGATCGCAAACGTCAGCCCTCGCGCTGA
- a CDS encoding DUF502 domain-containing protein codes for MEGSHKSHPPPSNFRQFFFRGLAILLPSVLTIWILLAAYQFVQNRIAAPINSGVQEVIVHVTPWPAVSETQIEEHRADVRADRDLRQAYDSARNPEAWLHRDARRVQLDRWWRSYAFPMDLIGLIIAIVLIYMAGLLLGSYIGRRLYARGEAMVNQVPLVGRVYPAVKQVTDFFVGQDREKVTFNRVVAVEYPRKGLWSVGLVTGDTMSAIQAVAGADCMTVFIPSSPTPFTGYVITVPKSDTVELPITVEDAMKFAVSGGVLIPPNQMIVRSEAGQVEGEASSSLPSPQQKAGRKSGKAQAASGDGEAQDAVVDKPQGRTP; via the coding sequence ATGGAAGGTTCTCATAAGTCGCACCCACCACCGAGCAACTTTCGCCAGTTCTTTTTCCGAGGGCTGGCCATCCTGTTGCCGTCCGTGTTGACGATCTGGATTCTGCTGGCGGCGTACCAGTTCGTGCAGAACCGTATCGCTGCGCCGATCAATTCGGGGGTGCAGGAAGTCATCGTCCATGTGACGCCCTGGCCGGCGGTGTCGGAGACGCAGATCGAGGAGCACCGGGCGGACGTGCGTGCCGATCGCGACCTTCGGCAGGCGTACGACTCGGCGCGTAATCCGGAGGCCTGGCTACACCGTGATGCCCGGCGGGTTCAGCTTGACCGGTGGTGGCGCAGCTACGCGTTTCCGATGGACCTGATCGGGCTGATTATCGCAATCGTGCTGATTTACATGGCGGGCCTGCTGCTGGGCTCGTACATCGGTCGACGACTGTACGCGCGGGGCGAGGCGATGGTGAACCAGGTCCCGCTGGTGGGACGGGTGTACCCGGCGGTGAAGCAGGTGACCGACTTTTTCGTTGGCCAGGACCGCGAGAAGGTGACGTTCAACCGTGTTGTGGCTGTGGAGTATCCGCGTAAGGGGCTCTGGAGCGTGGGGTTGGTGACCGGGGACACGATGAGCGCGATCCAGGCCGTGGCGGGCGCGGACTGCATGACGGTGTTCATTCCCAGTTCGCCGACACCGTTTACCGGTTATGTCATCACCGTGCCCAAGAGTGATACGGTAGAATTGCCGATTACAGTAGAGGACGCGATGAAGTTCGCGGTGAGCGGCGGCGTCCTGATTCCACCGAACCAGATGATCGTGCGGTCGGAGGCCGGTCAGGTGGAAGGTGAAGCTTCGTCCAGTTTGCCTTCGCCGCAGCAGAAGGCCGGGCGTAAATCCGGCAAGGCTCAGGCTGCATCAGGCGACGGCGAGGCGCAGGATGCGGTTGTGGATAAGCCGCAGGGCCGTACGCCATAG
- a CDS encoding DUF58 domain-containing protein — MAIGATLNAKRRRSRIHLGSGGLIYLIVSGVIIAAAIYTQANLLFWAFGLMTGGLVVSALLSWQMLRNIRVQRLLPSHGVAGDPLIIRYHLTNRSWLPVFSLTIMETWGRGWRAWKRTGPIAMSPPLLKARPFGWVLHIGPNQTIQAEAPCWPLRRGELKFEQMILATGFPFGILYKVVTFEQQTETLIYPHLYRVNRRMVYSLAHHDPSGRKQRERGGGTEDFFGLRAYRPGDSLKMVDWKRSARTGVLVSREMTQPSPPRMMILLDLQRDAETTAPGNSNGNSQPGSAPDHADRHTRLERAVCLTASLVCEAHFHGYQVGLAARGATCPSFPMHHSLPHRTRMLEALARLNTTPADASRAETPGSAVNPSVVVHLGKGERVINDQQGGGTILLGATDIDQFVRAFDGSGDTLLTANTRQLSRREELEAD; from the coding sequence ATGGCCATCGGTGCAACACTCAACGCGAAGCGGCGACGCAGCCGGATCCACCTCGGCTCCGGCGGGCTGATCTATCTGATCGTTTCCGGTGTCATCATCGCCGCGGCGATCTACACGCAAGCCAACCTGCTGTTCTGGGCCTTCGGGCTGATGACCGGCGGACTGGTCGTCTCCGCCCTGCTGAGCTGGCAGATGCTGCGGAACATCCGCGTACAGCGTCTGCTTCCGTCGCACGGTGTCGCGGGCGATCCGCTGATCATCCGCTACCACCTGACCAACCGCTCCTGGCTGCCGGTGTTCAGCCTGACGATTATGGAAACGTGGGGCCGGGGCTGGCGAGCTTGGAAGCGCACCGGGCCGATCGCAATGTCGCCGCCGCTGCTCAAGGCCCGGCCGTTCGGCTGGGTGCTGCACATCGGCCCCAACCAGACCATCCAGGCGGAGGCGCCCTGCTGGCCCTTGCGCCGCGGCGAGTTGAAGTTCGAGCAGATGATCCTGGCCACCGGCTTCCCGTTTGGCATCCTCTACAAGGTCGTCACCTTCGAGCAGCAGACTGAGACGCTGATCTACCCCCACCTTTATCGCGTCAATCGGCGGATGGTCTATTCGCTCGCCCACCACGACCCCTCCGGCCGAAAGCAACGCGAACGCGGCGGCGGCACGGAAGACTTCTTCGGCCTGCGAGCCTACCGCCCCGGCGACAGCCTCAAGATGGTTGACTGGAAACGCTCCGCCCGCACGGGCGTGCTCGTCTCGCGCGAGATGACCCAACCCAGTCCGCCGCGCATGATGATCCTGCTCGACCTCCAACGCGATGCCGAAACCACCGCTCCCGGCAACAGCAACGGCAACAGCCAACCCGGCTCAGCTCCCGACCACGCTGACCGCCACACACGCCTTGAACGGGCCGTCTGCCTCACCGCCTCGCTCGTCTGCGAAGCGCACTTCCACGGCTACCAGGTCGGCCTCGCCGCGCGCGGCGCGACCTGCCCAAGCTTCCCCATGCACCACAGCCTCCCCCACCGCACGCGCATGCTCGAAGCGCTCGCCCGCCTCAACACCACACCCGCCGACGCATCCCGCGCTGAAACGCCTGGCTCGGCGGTCAACCCCTCCGTCGTCGTCCACCTCGGCAAAGGCGAACGCGTCATCAACGATCAGCAAGGCGGCGGCACGATTCTCCTCGGTGCCACCGACATCGACCAGTTCGTCCGCGCTTTCGATGGCAGCGGCGATACGCTGCTGACCGCCAACACCCGTCAGCTCTCAAGACGCGAAGAACTCGAAGCCGACTGA
- a CDS encoding HPr family phosphocarrier protein, translated as MQTAEAKVTIQNRLGLHARPAMSFVDMASGFGSDIRVRKGKQEVDGKSIMQMMMLAATQGTQLDISAQGPDAEQAIHALCELVDSKFDEE; from the coding sequence GTGCAGACTGCCGAGGCCAAAGTGACGATCCAGAACCGTCTTGGCCTGCATGCCAGGCCGGCGATGTCGTTCGTGGACATGGCCAGCGGCTTCGGCTCGGACATCCGCGTCCGCAAAGGCAAGCAGGAAGTCGATGGCAAGAGCATCATGCAGATGATGATGCTCGCCGCCACGCAGGGCACGCAACTGGACATCTCCGCTCAAGGCCCTGATGCAGAGCAGGCCATCCACGCTTTGTGTGAACTGGTCGACAGCAAGTTTGATGAAGAATGA